Proteins encoded within one genomic window of Arachis ipaensis cultivar K30076 chromosome B08, Araip1.1, whole genome shotgun sequence:
- the LOC107610614 gene encoding sesquiterpene synthase, with the protein MSLAPSSELKRPCANFAPNIWQDIFIQYADSQSLEVNETMKQEVQIHKEKVKLYLSSNDNNILQKLSLIDSIQRLSISYHFEREVDKALEEIYNNFTNNSLLIEDYDLHFIALLFRLFRQNGYHISSDVFIKFKNIKGDFNEINVVQNVEEIWSLYEAAQLRIHGEDILEEAHKFTYNKLKSFINQLSPCLGDQINRSLRLPLHKTVSRIRARSYMSFYKENPSHNKVLLSLAKLDFNMLQSLHKKEIGNITRWCKKLGFATKVSYARDRVVETFFWPLTMSSEPKYSTWRLILGKLLACICLLDDTYDAFGTFEELQLLTEAIKRLIIGVQTSVYPLMLATFIVMEDFATKEMLDWNFIGFPKIINAVSLMVRLANDLASHKFEQERKHVASAVECCMKQYGISQEEAYNRINKEISDCWKDINEECLNSHDIIPKPLINCILNLARSTEVIYENFEDKYTNNELLKDHIAALLLDPIII; encoded by the exons ATGTCTCTTGCACCATCTTCTGAGTTGAAGCGACCTTGTGCAAATTTTGCTCCTAACATTTGGCAGGATATTTTCATTCAATATGCTGATTCACAATCATTG GAAGTCAATGAAACTATGAAACAAGAGGTCCAAATACACAAAGAAAAAGTAAAGCTGTATTTGTCTTCGAATGACAAtaacattttacagaaattaagtttaattgactcaattcaacgTTTGAGTATATCTTATCATTTTGAACGTGAAGTTGATAAAGCTTTGGAAGAAATCTACAATAATTTTACCAACAATAGTCTTCTTATAGAAGATTATGACCTTCACTTTATTGCCTTACTCTTTCGTTTGTTCAGacaaaatggatatcatatttcATCAG ATGTTTTCATCAAATTCAAGAATATCAAGGGAGACTTCAATGAAATAAATGTTGTTCAAAATGTTGAAGAAATATGGAGCTTGTATGAAGCTGCACAATTAAGGATTCATGGAGAAGATATATTAGAGGAAGCACATAAATTCACATACAATAAACTTAAGTCCTTCATCAATCAATTGAGTCCATGTCTTGGAGACCAAATCAATCGAAGCTTAAGGCTGCCTCTTCACAAGACAGTTTCAAGGATACGAGCAAGATCATATATGTCATTTTACAAAGAAAATCCTTCCCATAACAAAGTTCTTCTATCTCTTGCAAAATTAGATTTCAATATGCTACAAAGCCTACATAAAAAAGAAATTGGTAATATCACTAG GTGGTGCAAAAAATTAGGCTTTGCAACAAAGGTTAGTTATGCTAGAGATAGGGTGGTTGAGACATTCTTTTGGCCACTAACCATGTCTTCTGAGCCAAAATATAGTACTTGGAGATTGATATTAGGCAAACTGCTTGCATGTATATGTCTTCTTGATGATACTTATGATGCCTTCGGCACATTTGAAGAGCTTCAGCTCTTGACTGAGGCAATCAAAAGGTTGATT ATCGGAGTTCAAACGAGTGTATACCCTCTTATGCTAGCAACCTTTATCGTTATGGAAGACTTTGCTACTAAAGAGATGCTTGATTGGAATTTCATCGGTTTTCCTAAAATCATAAATGCTGTTTCACTAATGGTCAGACTCGCAAATGACTTGGCGTCACATAAG TTCGAACAGGAAAGGAAGCATGTTGCTTCTGCAGTTGAATGTTGCATGAAACAATATGGCATTTCACAAGAAGAGGCCTATAATCGCATTAACAAGGAAATAAGTGATTGTTGGAAGGATATAAATGAAGAGTGCCTGAACTCGCATGATATTATTCCAAAGCCCCTGATTAATTGCATTCTTAACTTGGCACGTTCAACTGAGGTTATTTATGAAAACTTCGAGGATAAATACACAAACAATGAACTTCTAAAAGATCACATCGCGGCTCTACTCCTGGATCCCATCATCATCTAG